In Gallaecimonas xiamenensis 3-C-1, a single window of DNA contains:
- the nhaB gene encoding sodium/proton antiporter NhaB has product MSSTISLPRALVANFLGHAPDWYKLTIVSFLIINPILFHLSPFLAGWVLIIEFIFTLAMALKCYPLQPGGLLAIEAVIIGMTNPAHVKAELLANLEVLLLLIFMVAGIYFMKELLLSIFTKMLLKVRSKSLLSLAFCLAAAFLSAFLDALTVVAVIIAVATGFYAIYHKVASGKEVHHEGHDHTTDDHVHELTRKDLDLFRAFLRNLMMHASVGTALGGVCTMVGEPQNLIIAENAGWQFIEFLMRMLPVTAPVLVFGLITCLVVEKLKLFGYGAHLPDAVRHVLLDYAQAQDAKRTPKDNARLYAQAVVAIWLIVGLALHLAAVGLIGLSVIIFTTAACGITEEHQLGKAFEESLPFTALLAVFFTVVAVIIDQQLFKPVIEWVLTFEGKSQLLVFYMANGLLSMVSDNVFVGTVYINEVHAALNQGHITRDQFDLLAVAINTGTNLPSVATPNGQAAFLFLLTSALAPLLRLSYGRMVWMALPYTIVLTIVGMLTVYFVLPDMTTWLYDQGLINHHQPGTSPLPSGH; this is encoded by the coding sequence ATGTCGTCAACCATTTCGCTGCCTAGGGCGCTGGTGGCCAACTTCTTGGGGCACGCCCCGGATTGGTACAAGCTGACCATCGTCAGCTTTCTCATCATCAACCCTATTTTGTTCCACCTGAGCCCCTTCCTTGCCGGTTGGGTTCTGATCATCGAATTCATCTTTACCCTGGCCATGGCCCTCAAGTGCTACCCCCTGCAACCGGGCGGCCTGCTGGCCATTGAGGCAGTGATCATCGGCATGACCAACCCGGCCCACGTCAAGGCCGAGTTGCTGGCCAACCTGGAAGTGCTGTTGCTGCTGATCTTCATGGTGGCCGGTATCTACTTCATGAAGGAGCTGCTGCTGAGCATCTTCACCAAGATGCTACTGAAGGTCCGCTCTAAGAGCCTGCTGTCCCTGGCCTTCTGCCTGGCGGCCGCCTTCCTGTCCGCTTTCCTGGACGCCCTGACGGTAGTGGCGGTGATCATCGCCGTGGCTACCGGCTTCTATGCCATCTACCACAAGGTGGCGTCGGGCAAGGAAGTGCATCACGAAGGGCACGACCACACCACGGACGACCACGTCCACGAACTGACCCGCAAGGACCTGGACCTGTTCAGGGCCTTCCTTCGCAACCTGATGATGCACGCCTCGGTGGGCACCGCCCTTGGCGGCGTCTGCACCATGGTTGGCGAGCCCCAGAACCTCATCATCGCCGAGAACGCCGGTTGGCAGTTCATCGAGTTCTTGATGCGCATGCTGCCGGTAACGGCCCCTGTGCTGGTGTTTGGCCTTATCACTTGCCTGGTGGTGGAAAAGCTCAAGCTGTTCGGTTACGGCGCCCACCTGCCTGACGCCGTGCGCCACGTGCTGCTGGACTACGCCCAGGCCCAGGACGCCAAACGCACCCCCAAAGACAACGCCCGCCTTTATGCGCAAGCCGTGGTGGCCATCTGGCTGATTGTGGGCCTGGCCCTGCACCTGGCCGCCGTGGGCCTGATTGGCCTTAGCGTCATCATCTTCACCACCGCCGCCTGCGGCATCACCGAAGAACACCAGTTGGGCAAGGCCTTTGAAGAGTCACTGCCCTTCACGGCACTGCTGGCGGTGTTCTTTACCGTGGTGGCGGTGATCATCGACCAGCAACTGTTCAAGCCGGTCATCGAATGGGTGTTGACCTTCGAAGGCAAGAGCCAGCTGTTGGTGTTCTACATGGCCAACGGCCTGCTTTCCATGGTGTCGGACAACGTCTTCGTGGGTACCGTCTACATCAACGAAGTGCACGCCGCCCTTAACCAGGGCCATATCACCCGTGACCAGTTCGACCTGCTGGCGGTGGCCATCAACACCGGCACCAACCTGCCGTCCGTGGCCACCCCCAACGGCCAGGCCGCCTTCCTGTTCCTGCTGACTTCGGCGCTGGCGCCGCTGCTGCGCCTGTCCTATGGCCGCATGGTGTGGATGGCCCTGCCCTACACCATAGTGCTGACCATAGTGGGCATGCTGACCGTCTACTTCGTGCTGCCGGACATGACCACCTGGCTTTACGACCAGGGGCTGATCAACCACCACCAGCCCGGTACCTCCCCCCTGCCCAGCGGGCACTAA
- the fadR gene encoding fatty acid metabolism transcriptional regulator FadR yields MIIKAQSPAGFAEEYIIESIWNNRFPQGSILPAERELSELIGVTRTTLREVLQRLARDGWLTIQHGKPTRVNNFWETSGLNILETLARLDQDRFPELVDHLLSARTNISAIFIRSALKHAPEKAVKLLAEAEALTEDPVEFALYDYRLHHSMAGISGNPIYVLILNGFKNLYSRVGKFYFSNPKARELATKYYATLKELAGEHKFEEALPVVRKYGLDSGRIWVSMRSDIPSDIVD; encoded by the coding sequence ATGATTATCAAAGCGCAAAGCCCAGCAGGATTTGCTGAGGAATATATCATTGAGTCCATCTGGAACAACCGCTTTCCCCAGGGCTCAATTCTGCCGGCTGAGCGTGAGCTGTCAGAGCTGATCGGGGTCACCCGCACCACCCTGCGTGAAGTGCTGCAACGCCTGGCCCGGGACGGCTGGCTGACCATCCAACACGGCAAACCGACCCGGGTGAACAACTTCTGGGAAACCAGCGGCCTCAACATCCTGGAAACCCTCGCCCGCCTGGACCAGGACAGGTTCCCCGAGCTGGTCGATCACCTGCTGTCTGCCCGTACCAACATCAGCGCCATCTTTATCCGCAGCGCCCTCAAGCATGCGCCGGAAAAGGCGGTCAAACTGCTGGCCGAAGCCGAGGCCCTCACCGAAGATCCGGTGGAATTTGCCCTGTACGACTATCGCCTGCACCATTCCATGGCCGGTATCAGTGGCAACCCCATCTATGTGCTGATCCTCAACGGCTTCAAAAACCTCTACAGCCGGGTGGGCAAGTTCTACTTCTCCAACCCCAAGGCACGCGAGCTGGCCACCAAGTACTACGCCACCCTCAAGGAGTTGGCAGGGGAGCACAAGTTCGAAGAAGCCCTGCCTGTGGTGCGTAAATACGGCCTGGATTCCGGGCGCATCTGGGTGAGCATGCGCTCCGATATCCCCTCCGACATCGTCGACTAA